GACCCCGTGGACCGGGGGGTAGAGGGAGGTGAAGATGGACATGTGGGAGGGGGCGGTGGTGGGGGCGGGGGCGACGGCGTCGGCGAAGAGCACGGATTCGGCGGCGAACCGGTCGAGGGCGGGGCTGGTGGGCCGTTCGTAGCCGTAGCACCCCAGGTGATCGGCCCTCAGGGTGTCGACGGAGACGAGCACCACCGGCGCCGGAGCCTCCCGCCCGCAGCCGGCCGCGGACACCGCGGCCGCCGCCAGGAGCCAGCGCGCCGCCCTCACTGGACGTACCCCAGAGCGCGCAGCTGCCGCACCCGCTCGGGGGAGAGCGCGGCCCCCCGCTCCGATCCGCCCGCCACCAGCTTCTGGCGCCAGGCGCGGTTCTCCTCCACGATCTCCCGGGCGCGGCGGCGCAGATCGGCGGCGAGCTCCGGCTTTTCCGGGGCCAGGTTCCGGCGTTCCCCGACGTCGCCGGCGCCGAAGAGCCACTCCGGGGTGCGCCCCCGGGACTGGCTGGAGTAGGTGTAGCCGCCGCGGGAGAAACGGACCGAGTGCAGGGAGCCGGAGAAGCTGACGGGGCTCCCCTCGAACCCGCCGTCGCCTCGGACCAGGGGCAGGAGGGAGCGTCCCTGGACCTGGGGAAGCTCGTCCTTCAGGCCCAGCCAGTCGGCGACGGTGGGGAAGATGTCGAACGACTCCACCGGCCGCTCCACGCTGTGCCCGGCGAACCGCCCCCCGGGGAACTTGACGATCAGGGGCACGTGGAGGGTTTCGCGGAAGAGGTGGGAGTGCAGGATCCCCCCGTGCTCGAGAAACTCCTCCCCGTGGTCCGCGACCAGGACGACGAGGGCGTCGTCGTAGATCCCCTCTTCCCGGAGGAGGTCGACGATCCTCCCGAAGACGGCGTCGGCGAAGAGCACGCCCCCGTCGTAGAGGGCGAGGTACTGGCGCAGGTGCGCGGGGTTTCCGGGGTCGGCCTTCCCGAAGAACTGGGCGCGGACCCCGGAGAATTTCACGGAGAAATCGAGGTCCTCCGCGCGCCGCGGCAGCCCCGCCACGGGGTCGCCGAGGAATTTCTGCCGGTACTCGTCGGGCCCCTTGACGTAGGGGTCGTGGCAGAGGTAGTGGTGGAGGAAGAGGAAGAGGGGCCGGCCTTCCCGGCGGCTCTCCCCGATCCGGTCCCGGAGGGCCTCCTCGATCGGGGCCAGGCTCTCCAGAGTGGGCCGGTAGCGGCCGCCGTCGTTTTCCCAGAAGAGGAAGTCGTCGCCGTAGTAGTCGAACCCCCGATCGAACCCGAGTTCGCCGGCGACCTGGCCGCCGCCGGTCAGCCCCACGGTCAGGTAGCCGCGGTCGTGGAGGAACCGGGGGAGGGTGACGAGGGCGTCGTCGAGGGCCGCCGGCTCGCGGTCCTTCCGCTCGTAGTTGACGACGCGGTGGACCGGAGGATAGAGGGAGGTGAAGATGGACATGTGGGAGGGGGCGGTCAGGGGGGCCTGGGCGATGGTTTCGGCGAAGCGGACCGCTTCCCCGGCGAAGGCGTCGATGCGGGGGCTGGTGGCGCGTTCGGCGCCGTAGCATCCGAGCCGGTCGGCCCTGAGGGTGTCGATGGAAAAGAGCACGATCGGCGGCCGGGCCGAGGGACCCGGTTCCCCGGGGCCGGCCCCGCCGCCGCACCCGGCCAGGACCGCGGCCAGGAGGCCGGGACCGGAGCGGAACCGGAAAAACTGTCGGCGAAAGCTGTTCATGCGCGCTGGGCTCGGGCGAGTATAGCACAAACCGGTCGCGCCGCCGAGGGCGCCGCGGGGGAGGGGGCCCGGCCCCCGGCGTCGCCGCCGGGGGCCGGGCCGGGGGGTCAACGGGTGACGGGGACGTCGCCCGGGCGCCCGAAGTAGGCCGCTCCCAGGCCCCGGATGTGCCAGGAGGAACGGTACTTGCGGTAGACGGCCGGGAGGTCGGTCCCGGTTCCGGTGTAGTCGGCGGGAACCGGAACGTCGCCCGTTTGTCCGTAGAAGAACCGGGTCAGGCCCCGGATGAGCCAAGTCCCGGACGCGGGCCGGAAGACGGCGGGGAGGTCGGCCCCGCCCGCGAAGGCGGCGTAGGCCGGAATGTCCCCGCTGCGGCCGAAGTAGAAGCGGCTGATCCCCTCGAGAGCCCAGAGGCCGTTGGCGGCGCGCCAGACGGCGACGTCGGCGGTTCCGTCCCCGTCGTAGTCGGCGGGAACGGGCCGGTCGCCGGCGGCGCCGAAGTAGGCCTTGCCCAGGTTCCGGAGGATCCAGGTCCCGGCGGAGGGCCGGAAGACGGCCCCGTCGACGCTGCCGTCGCCGTCGTAGTCGGCGGGGACGGGCACGTCGGCGGCGCCCCCGAAGTAGAACCTGGTCGTCAAGCGGACCGACCAGAACCCGGACGCGGGCCGGAAGACGCCGCCCAGGTCGGTTCCGCTCCCGTCCCAGTCCCCCGGGACCGGGACGTCCCCGGCCTGTCCGAAGTAGCCCGAGCCTTCGCCCATGACCGCCCAGAGGCCGGTCCCGGG
This sequence is a window from bacterium. Protein-coding genes within it:
- a CDS encoding sulfatase-like hydrolase/transferase yields the protein MRAARWLLAAAAVSAAGCGREAPAPVVLVSVDTLRADHLGCYGYERPTSPALDRFAAESVLFADAVAPAPTTAPSHMSIFTSLYPPVHGV
- a CDS encoding sulfatase — translated: MNSFRRQFFRFRSGPGLLAAVLAGCGGGAGPGEPGPSARPPIVLFSIDTLRADRLGCYGAERATSPRIDAFAGEAVRFAETIAQAPLTAPSHMSIFTSLYPPVHRVVNYERKDREPAALDDALVTLPRFLHDRGYLTVGLTGGGQVAGELGFDRGFDYYGDDFLFWENDGGRYRPTLESLAPIEEALRDRIGESRREGRPLFLFLHHYLCHDPYVKGPDEYRQKFLGDPVAGLPRRAEDLDFSVKFSGVRAQFFGKADPGNPAHLRQYLALYDGGVLFADAVFGRIVDLLREEGIYDDALVVLVADHGEEFLEHGGILHSHLFRETLHVPLIVKFPGGRFAGHSVERPVESFDIFPTVADWLGLKDELPQVQGRSLLPLVRGDGGFEGSPVSFSGSLHSVRFSRGGYTYSSQSRGRTPEWLFGAGDVGERRNLAPEKPELAADLRRRAREIVEENRAWRQKLVAGGSERGAALSPERVRQLRALGYVQ